The sequence CCTGTTCTAATGAACTAACGCGTATTTActttatatatggtatataagCTAATTAGcaagtggaaaaaataaaacatatacgcCGGTAATAAAATCTTATCATGGGACAGcggaaatatatacatatgcataaaggatctttcaaaagacgcgcctcgatgttgttttaaaacaatGAATgagaaaatttagattctttcagttctcattatttttattgaaaatacgaCACGCAACAATTATGTGTGAAAGATGGcataatttaaatgtccaccatgagcacgttaCAGGTATAATCcgtcaaacagtcgattcatgaatgcctgcCTATATCTCAACATACAACGTCCAGATATGGATGTTGAATGTTGttgagcaacactttgcgctacagcagcaatattctccaGTTTTTTGGTATGCCTCTCTTTTTTCTATCCTctacagaaccagtttcttgaaatttttgcacCAACCTTTGAACTGCCGACTCATTCgggcgattatttccaccaaaaaatcatgaattttgcgatatgttgttcttaaggaAGCCATAACCAAATGGCTTCAAAAGGGCCCGGGTTCGAATCTATGGccatgaaacagcaaatgataatatagaaaaagtttGTTCAAATAGCGGTCACAAACAGCATCAagagcacaccacaaatatgaggaggggCTCCGCTCactcaataaagggtgtaaccgccaattatatataaatataggcgggggccatgtaaaatttgctttttgaatcggctataaaaaaaaactaatgaatatttattcaaactttttattttattttgaagattaaacattgttatttatgaatgaaaaataatatcgttcaaatgactgccatgactggctttacagtaggccattcgatcaacccaatttttaagcacattttcgattgttttggctccaatttcatgaatggcagcttcgatttcgtgttttaaagcatcaatcgtctctggatggttcgcatagcatttgtccttagcggctccccacaaaaaatagtccaacgggcttaaatcacagctccgaggcggccaattgatatcggaatttcggctgattattcggttttcaaaaacggtagccaaaagttcgagtgtaactttggcagtgtgacaagttacaCCGTGGAAAGAAGACTcaacactttggaaataggttttcaatattttccaattttgatcAAGCGTCGTAAATGtcaaagtaaattatgaacacatttgatatgtcatttgtgttaccattctcaaaaaaaaataggtggttcaaaaagcgaacgctatatggcccaccctgtaaacTCTTAAATATCGATCACTTTCAtagaaatgttaaataaatagttttaacgCGTTATTCTATCTGTCTACTTAACAAATGAcaaagatgtaaaaaaaaagataccgtctaggaattattcactactgacatctgggAGTTACTTTTGAAGGACCCTTTATATGAGTGTAGTAAAATAAAGCGAAACAAAACTCATGTAGAtacaaatatgtttgtatgtatgtacatatacatatctcTATACAAACAACTTAAAACGACTTTTAACAAAACAACTTAAATCAGCATAGCACGTTTTACCTAAGAATCAGTAAATTGTTGGTATTTAACCCTCcattgggcacccgggtctggccaaaCTTTTTCAtagactttggacgtgaatttaacatatttctattatagctaacggtTTCAGCTTACAGGTAGCtttccaaaattcaattttctatcAGTTTATGGCTATAAACTTTTAAAAGGGATCCTCGAACAGGTCGAATAAAGGCCAGTCTCGGGTGCCAAGCCGAAGGTTTTTAAAGAGATGCCCAAAGGAGGATTAATGCAATATTCAAACTTTTATTTAGTCACAGATGAATTTTATAATCCATCTCGatgaaactgaaataaaaaagctatcagatattcagatttattgaacTAAAACGAAATTGCTGCAATTTAATCCAATATGcaaacatttacatatttagtCACAGCTGAAAATTATTAATCCCTATATACTTATAAaacttgaaatgaaaatatatgaaatataagatctaaatttattgatctaaaaaaaaaacaaaaaacaaaaaaaactactaaGGTCTAATAAATTGTTTAGACAAAAGACCACAGAtatgcatttataattttttttgctatgtgAGCCGCGACTGCTTTCAAAAATGATAGTGTAGTCTCTATGTCAAAGACGACCTAAAACTCTCATGTAACTTCTAAGAGTTCCTGCCCAATTCGGAAAACTTGAGAAAAAGGTACTCACGCCAGTCGAGGCATACTTTGTTACCAGACCGAATCGGCAAAACTCTACCATTCCTGCAAcatctttaaacaaatttacatgGATTTTTGTATACTGTTGCACAACAAGAATGGATGtctaatatttttatgctgCTAATATGACCctcataattatatatatatatataaatggcgcgtacacccttttggttgtttggccgagctcctcctcctatttgtggtgtgcgtcttggtgttgttccacaaatggagggacctacagttttaagccaactccgaacggcagatatttttatgaggagctttttcatggcagaaatacactcggaggtttgccattgcctgccgaggggtgaccgctattagaaaaatgtttttcttcattttggtctttcaccgagattcgaaccaccgttctctctatgaattccgaatggtaatcacgcagcaacccgttcggctacggcggccctcATTATTAAAGGTTGGTTTTTGCGCAATCAGTGTGATCTCAAGTAAGGCTACTTAGCACAAGAGCTGAAAAGTTCCGGACTTAACACATAGATGGTACTAGTTTCATTGGTTAATTTCATGGTACTAGCATTCACCtgtttttcagttagtactaaccttaaaacgATAGTTGTTAGAATTTTATGATTTACTATTcgttagttcgtgagttattgtgctaagagcgacgctacttttgttacttGCAAAACAatggaccaaaaaaaattttgtgttttaattttacatttcttctTGATgcgaaaaaataccgttcaagtgaAGCAATAGCTTCAacagtgttatggggactccgctccatcacaaacaacaataaaacaatggtttgttgacttcaaacgttgtcgtagagacaccaatgatgcacaacgcagtggacgtccaaatgaggggCTAAcatcagaaaacatcaaaaaagtctacaaaatcgttttgaccgagcaaaaagtgaagttgcgtaaGTTATATGACattgtaaagatatcaaaaacacgttttggctttatattgcatgagcatttgactatgaaaaagctctgttcaaagtgggtgccgcgtttgcttacTTTCAAGACGAAGCACGGGGCCACAAGTCAATTAAAACAATGGCACatccacatccaccatatttgCCAGAtatggctcccagcgactactggcagACCTAAAAAATATGCTCGGCAATAAGTAATTTCGCTTGAATGAAgagttatcgctgaaactgaggcctattttgaggcaaaagataaatcattctacaaaagtggtacgAAGCGGTGCTGTATGGATTGCGTTATTGTTGATGGAAACTACGTAGATGAGTAAAGCTaatcttgaacaaaaaaaaacttgctttctttgttaggcccgcgACTTTTAAGCCCAAGTGTTAATCTCTGCCATTACTACGTACCACTAATTCTACTACTCAACGTGCAAGAAATCAAGACGAGCTACAGCTTTTATGAGTAAATATAAGATCTCATAGATGAATGAACTAAGTGTGACTAACGTGACTTCCgagaataaatagttttttctaatgcGATTGCCCCCCGACAAACAACGAATAGCGTACAAGATCGATCTCGCAaataattgtatattttatatacaatattttcttaGTATTCGGGCATTAGACCAGTACTATAATGTAAGTACATACAAtagttaattaaatatttatataaaaagctatctttgaaaattattctGAAAGCTAAATGTCAACGAAAGATTGAACAAGCACTAGtagtcttgttttttttttaaagaggcTGATTTGAAGGCATTTGTCTGGTGAAATTCCCTCCACTGTGGCGGAGTCGATAGAAATTGTAGTCAGCGGACTGCTTTGGACGATCCCTACTTTAATGCTGGACGTTTTGTGCTGCAGCTGAGGCCACGATTAGCATAAGCGATATAGACCTTAGATAAGGCTCGTATTTTAGATAagttaaaaattctgaaaagatTTTAATTAACTCGAGGCAAAACGCAccagtatgtacatatgtatacatgacGTGTGTCTTGCACCACCATCACCAATTCAAGGAATTGACAACGTGAACCAGTGACTATTTTACAGATTGCACAGTGTACTtctatctatgtacatatgtatgcacatcctTCAATAGTTATGGAAAATGTCTTATGTTTATaatggctatacagatatgtatgtatgtaaaaactcACTTCATCAGGGCAGTCGCAGTCTTCAGTATCCTCCATAGTATTGTTATTTAAGAATGAATGTTATGAATTTTGTTGATCGCTGCTATTTGTCTCGTTGAgaacttatgaaaaaaaattataaatagacacacaattttttatccGTAAGCGTCGATTAAAAGTGAGACAATCTACTCAATGTGAACTTGTTTTCACTTGTAAATCATTGCTAGTAATTGTTGTTTAGAGTTTCTTTGAGCTTTCTTtgcacacatgtatgtataggggtattcaataggtgcgcttcaacttttttccgatagggagggcgaacgacgcaatattttttatttttcgcttgtcatttataaacttcattagtatacatttaatCATGGagcgctacacacttgagcaacgattgcaaatcgtgcaaattttttatgaaaataatcgttctgttgctgctactttaagagcattacggccattttacagtccatttaacaagccgtcccgttttggggttatgtgaagtcattggtcggtatgatatcatcggccttaacaaccgcgctgttagttctgccttctccaaactggataaagaggcaaagcgaatgtttttggtggtgaacgaggacaaaacgaagtacctcctgtcttcaaacaaagagtcggcgcactcgcgtatcggcactcacgtcactgtagacagttataattttgaggttgtaaaagacttcgtttatttaggaaccagcattaacaccgataacaatgtcagccttgaaatccaacgtagaatctctcttgccaacaagtgctactttggactaagtaggcaactgagcagtaaagtcctctctcgacgaacaaaactaacactctacaagactctcatcatgcccgtcctaacgtatggcgcagaagcttggacgatgacaacatccgatgaagcgacgcttggagtgttcgagagaaagattctgcgtaagatttttggacctttgcacgttggcaacggcgaatatcgcaggcgatggaacgatgagctgtatgagctttacggcgacatagacatagcgcagcgaataaagatccagcggcttcgttggctgggtcatgtcgtccgaatggatacaaacgctccggctttgaaagtattcgatgcggtaccagctggtagtagcagaggaagaggaagacgtcctctgcgttggaaagatcaggtggagaaggatttggcttcacttggtgtgtccaattggcgccggttagcacgagaaagaaacgactggcgcgctttgttaagctcggccaaaatcgcgtaagcggttatcgcgccaattaagaagaagaagaagtcattggtctacagtaacaagccggcgacgatttgtgagctcagagccaatattgaacgcgaaattgctggaatttcggttCACTATTGAATAGATGCAGAGAGGAGGGAGTGATATTGCTCTGGCGACCTCCGAAAAGCCGTAGAGGTTCCGTTTATGGTGCTAGGTGATTGCCTTAGCGCGTTACGCAAAGTAGAGGCTAGGTGACTGGAGTAAAATGAATGGATTCCGTGTCACTATATTCGTTTCCTCTGAAACCGCAGGCTTTTGCAGCTGCAGAGCTTCAGCTACCCCAAGAGGCCCACGTAACTTTGgcccaattacgttctggatacagTAGCAGATTAAAcacctacctatccagaatcgaccccgacatgcACAACATACAATATGtacagcatgtgaaggcacaccgCACAATACTAACCACCTTTCCACTCATTTAACACCCCTCTcgctctggacccaacctgtcgaaacagcaggtttcctgggcctaccattAGATGAGACAGTTAAGTTTACTGCTGCAACAACACCAACTACCTTTTCATATGCCTCATCAAACCTACTCACCAAACACCCCTCCTGGACCTACCGTTAGGTGAGCTAGACGAACTAACTACGTTGCACCGAGAGGGTTTAGTAAACTGCtacaagaaaaacaacaacaaccactccCTATGTGTCTTAaggcaggtcttaagatggcacctcCCATTGCACTGATTATATCTAACCGAAGTGGAGTTTGGGGGGAACTGCCTTTTTCAAACGCAGTAGAAATAAGCTTCGGGTCTAGAGTTAGGCTCAATGCCAGCCCTGAGAAAAAGTGTTAAGAGCAGCGCTTTCCAGTGACAATAGGCGAGGTTCAgggcactagacagggctagtttactggggctgCAGCCagagtcattccggtacgtagaaccggctgcgaTGGGAATGGATTTCGTAACACTTTGTTCGTTTCCAGTAACCTTCGCAACCGCAGTCTTTTGTTCGATATCAAAaacgaaacttcaaaaaaataactacaATGCATGTGCGGTGCTTATGTactctacatatgtatttcaaaTGCATCAAATAGCCGACAACAGTTAATCAGATAAAAGGCTTAACGGACCTACAGTGTACTATGAATTACTATCACAAGTAAATTAGTAGTAAAGTGTTAAGTCCACAACCGGCTACCCTATTTTCCGTTTATTTCATTCTTGCTCATGGTTATTGATTTTAGttaatgtatatatacaatacataaaaacatatttactaATTACACATTGGGTTTTGAGTAAATTATTGAATTCAAATAAGAGTATGTTCATTCCTTATAAACAAATAGTAAATATATTGAGTGCAAATGTATACATTTATGGTaagtatttatttcaaatttgtcTATGAAGTTACGAATTCTTAAAGACAAGTTAGAGTTCTTACCGACTAGTTACAagtaaaattaagtaatatttcaattgcatttaaataaaaattgaaaaagagaaGTGAAATAGCAAGactattacatatatacatatatatttgttccacaagtggagggaccttcagtttcaagtcgactccgaacggcagatatttttttttatttttatgaggagctttttcacggcaaaAATACACACGCCACtgtctaccgaggggcgaccgttattagaaaaaactctttcttaattttggtgtttcaccaagatttgaacctacgttctctgaaTTCGGAATGGCAGACTAGACAAAACTATTACATAGAAATGCTTTTAATTGAGACATAATTCGAATAGAATAACTTCAAAGTATATAGATCTGAGAAGGAAGAGTTATTTCGTCGTATGAAAGCAAACATTGCAAAAGACTTAGAAATATCATAGTTAAGTCGTggcatacgtccagaattttcaaaaatcgattttttatcgatatttcgaaagtatagtatcttaaaaacATATTGTGAAATTCCCATATgggaattcccaatattatagcctctacagcccattaactaggtagagagcggaccgcgcgctcctgtacctcaaactttaaactcgtttttctcgaaactactttttccggcacggtctgcatgataactcatacagcttttaatattttttgatgcggtttttttttgtaaatagtcgaaagtgttttctctatagatttgatttttgatatttttattgaaaaattttataaacataattaaagtgtgacttttatgacgtaaaacgcatacttagttttaatatgccgtaaattgcaaaatttttcgaaattcaaaaatccggatCGGACAGattataactacaactttattttacaagagatttttttactttttacagatccatcaacatttcaaggaaaaatgatgcagaccgtgccaCTTTCTTCATTGTCCTTTGGGtcatgtaattttttgtatagtaagttttgtaaagaaaaattaaaatacatttttttataaagtttaagtattaataaacaatgtataaaattgttttatatttatttctattgttatcccttctggACGTATGCAACCCGTTAATGTGCGTTGcagaactaaatttttaatatgtatatactcttagagctttaaactcatttacagCATCTAAAAATGTAGACGAAATACAATATGAGGTCCGAAACGAGTTATTTGGTGGCATTTCTTTATGTGCGCCATAAAGTCCGTCGTTTACATTTCTAACCATcgagtaaatttttaaatcaccGGCATACATTAGAAAGTTAACTGATGAGAAGCAAAAACGTATGTCATtaacgaataaaataaaaacatagcggACCTAATATACTATGCTACCCTGGAAGATACCAAAGGTTGGCACAATTGTaatgtttgtaatttttaatttacttgtttcattattattatacatatgtacataacctgtatgtacgtacatatatggcagaataaatatatacatccATATACTACATACAAATCCATATGCTGCCCAAGAATGGCAGAACATTCTCTACATTATGTTACACATCTATTTTTTCAcctgttaaattttaaaataacttaGCTTAATTTGCTTACCATTTTTTAAGTATGAGGTTAAACAAAGTTTCACTAATGAGCTCCTTGCTGTTTTCCTCACTTTTTACAACTGATTCACAACTTGTTATTAGGACACATTGAACCAAGCACCGCACATGTACGTGCAAAAATATGTAGTGGAATGTGTCAGTAACATGACATTTCTTCCAATACAACCGCTATTAGCAATGTCGGCACAAAGGAAACAAGACTCATGAGTAAACCGGTAAATCTACTTATAAAATTTTACGTAAATAGTACTTGTAATAAGAATTGTATATATGTGACAAGAGAAGCctggaaaatatattaaatgtatACGTAATTCGTCAATGGATAATTTCTTGCTAAATTTAACCGCACAGGTAGATttgctatacatacataagtatgtagtcAACTCGTTATCAACCTAATGAAttattaagtttaaattttatttgaatcggTTTGAGTCCGTTGAAAGGATTTATGAGTCGGCTCATGCACAgtatttttcacaataaatgATGCAAGTTTTTGGAATAATTATCATTACATAATCACCTTCCCACTAAAATATTAGGACTTTAACTAAACGCACTGTTGCAGGCAATGGAAATACTACTTACCAAGCTTCTCGTGATTAGTGATTTTACCGCCCAATGACGGCGGCTTAGTTGCTGCACATTGCGGGCCAATGTAGGTGAACATCGCACAATTTGAAACAccatttttgcaaaacaaaaaaattgcacaagTTTTGGAATTAGTTTCAAATCAGCAGCTGCAGCAGTCCACTAATTGCCTGCAGATGGGTAAGTATTTGTTGTGTTATCGAACCAACAGCTGACCAAATGTTTTGAAAAGCCGCAAAACGAAATGGAAGTAACGAAATTAaatcacaaaattaaaatggtACTGCGGTTAACGTTGCAAGAAGCTTGATGACATTAAAAAACTTCTACACCGCTTCTTAGAAATCTtatgaaatataagaaaaacgCAATTTTCGAATATTGACTGGCAGTAGAATAGACTTTTgtcgattatattttattttgatatagtGTCTCATGATcgacaaacatatttttcaaactaaatgacGATAATTTTGTACTTTGCGgagtacaatgaaaaattgaacaaaaaagtttatttagtgTAGGGAAGGGCAATATTATAAAAGTGCTTTTTGTTAATAACTTTTGGAACGGGGAAAAAATccacaaagaaataaataaataatgaaataaataattggcacgtacacttctgttaggtgtttggccgagctcctcctcctacttgttgtgtacgtattgatgttgttccacaaatggagggacctatagtattaagtcgactccgagcggcggatattttttatgaggagatttttcatggcagaaatacacttggaggttagCCAtaggctgccgaggggcgaccgctattagaaaactggttctataattttggtgtctcatgcacggagattcgaacctacggaCTTCCAAATGGAAGACAAGGAGGCTTTACTGTCATCTATATTAACAGCTGATATATATTACAATGGCATTAATTTGTTCATGTCaaaagtgaagaaattaaagaaaacatgAGCAGTGACCAGGAAATTAGAATAccatagcaatcagctgttGTGATCAAACTTATGGGCATCACTGTAAACAATTATAGGTGCCACACCATAGCGCCTAGGTCTCGTAGTTCACTCCCCTATTCTAATTCGCTCTCTCATTCGTAACTCACTTCCCAATTATCCTTCGAATAAcgccatttaaaattttgaaaacgaattactttatttataggggatataGTTTGAATTGCGAATTATGAACACatcgttttatattttatcagaAATTTATCAAAAGGGGAAGTCAAACCCAATCGAATAAGAACCAAAAATTAGGAGCAAAGTTAGCACACGTTGAACAacagaaattgttaaaaaaatattatgtcgAGGAGACTGATGGCcgagaacaataacaaaaagagAGCTGCCAAAATCAATCACGAATGTGCCATAgcaaaagtgtaaaaaagtaCCTTCACATATGcggtaattagcaataaatccacaaaattaatcaaccctttcacatatggcagattaactaaatataataaaattgcaaTCAGTGTCACTACTGCTGtgaaataaacagttggaggtaattcgtaaacgacgtttaatgaggattcaaaaaattatggcagcaatacgcatgcgaAACTCGTTATTACATTTTgtagtaagtaataagaggacaaagcgtttatggacacacgcttttttctgttatataaatgcataaataataatacctaacacaaattttattataattaagtatacaaacctgttttccttgccggcatccattttatttagtttttactttgacgtttttccttacattcgtaaaaataattatttatagcacagaaaacacagaGTTATATGTGAAAAAGTATGCTAacaatctaggattattttataatctcagacttcgggagagaaattttgtcgCTTTAagtctcgctttttaattacggattgggaataaagcacgaaaaagtagatatctacttatatgtgaacataTAAAATTCGcgatttacaaatttataataatcGATAAATTGACAAAAAAGTCACCATGTTGTAATGAGGGTTAAGAATAAAGCATAAATGTATTGATTGCAACTCTTTATTAATCAGCTGTTGGCTGTCCGTCCAGCATTTGTCAGTTTAGTCATAAGTTTCATAGtttgtttattgttattctGCTTCCGcaattatatttcataaaataaaataaatatatctatCAAAATGGAAAGACCGCAAAAGATGCCCAAAGTGGCAAAGGTAAGCTAAATTTTGCTTTAGCAAAGCTTTCGAAGTACATCTATGTTCTTTTTACAGGTGAAAAACAAGGCACCCGCCGAGGTGCAAATTACCGCGGAACAATTGCTACGCGAAGCCAAAGAACGTGACCTAGAGATTCTTCCCCCACCTCCCAAACAAAAGATATCAGATCCAGCTGAACTAGCTGATTATCAACAACGCAAACGCAAAGTGTTTGAAGATAACCTTCGGAAAAATCGCATGGTTGTAAGCCATTGGATAAAGTATGCACAATGGGAAGAATCACAAAAGGAAATACAACGAGCCCGTTCAATATGGGAACGTGCACTGGATAATGATCACCGAAACATTACCATATGGTTAAAATATGCTGAAATGGAAATGAAGAATAAACAAGTTAATCATGCGCGCAACTTGTGGGATCGAGCCGTTACCATCATGCCGCGTGTTAACCAGTTTTGGTACAAGTACACATATATGGAGGAAATGTTGGACAATGTAGCAGGAGCCCGTCAAGTATTTGAACGTTGGATGGAATGGCAGCCCGAAGAACAAGCCTGGCAAACTTATGTTAATTTTGAGCTTCGTTATAAAGAAATCGATCGTGCGCGAGCGATATACGAACGTTTTGTGTACGTACATCCTGATGTTAAAAATTGGATTAAGTTTGCGAGATTCGAGGAATCACATGGATTTGTACATGGCGCGCGTCGTGTTTATGAGCGCGCAGTTGAATTCTTTGGGGATGATTACATCGATGAACGGTTGTTCATTGCATTCGCACGTTTTGAAGAAGGTCAAAAAGAGCACGAAAGAGCGCGCGTAATTTACAAATACGCATTGGATCATCTATCCAAAGATCGGACGCAGGAACTTTATAAAGCTTatacaatacatgaaaaaaaatatggtgACAGAGCGGGCATTGAAGATGTTATTGTCTCAAAGCGAAAATTCCAATATGAGCAAGAGGTGGCTGCCAACCCCCAAAATTACGATGCCTGGTTTGATTACTTGCGCTTAATCGAAGGTGAGTAATTGCATAAATCTATGGAAGAGattttcgaaattgttttatgttATTAATGCATTATTATGCTCTCATTTTACGTAGGTGAAGGTGTTGTCGATGTTATTCGTGAAACTTATGAACGAGCCATCTCTAACGTTCCACCAGCTAACGAGAAAAATTATTGGCGACGTTATATTTACTTATGGATAAATTATGCTCTCTATGAAGAACTCGAAGCCGAAGATTTGGAACGTACTCGCCAAATATATAAAACTTGTCTTGAGCTAATTCCGCACAAAAAGTTCACATTTAGTAAAATTTGGCTTATGTATGCACAGTTCGAAATTCGGTGTAAAGAATTACAAAAAGCGCGTAAAAGTTTAGGAATGGCGATTGGTATGTGCCCGCGCGACAAACTGTTTCGGGGATACATTGAGCTGGAAATACAGTTGCGTGAATTCGATCGCTGCCGAT comes from Anastrepha ludens isolate Willacy chromosome 3, idAnaLude1.1, whole genome shotgun sequence and encodes:
- the LOC128858694 gene encoding protein crooked neck; protein product: MERPQKMPKVAKVKNKAPAEVQITAEQLLREAKERDLEILPPPPKQKISDPAELADYQQRKRKVFEDNLRKNRMVVSHWIKYAQWEESQKEIQRARSIWERALDNDHRNITIWLKYAEMEMKNKQVNHARNLWDRAVTIMPRVNQFWYKYTYMEEMLDNVAGARQVFERWMEWQPEEQAWQTYVNFELRYKEIDRARAIYERFVYVHPDVKNWIKFARFEESHGFVHGARRVYERAVEFFGDDYIDERLFIAFARFEEGQKEHERARVIYKYALDHLSKDRTQELYKAYTIHEKKYGDRAGIEDVIVSKRKFQYEQEVAANPQNYDAWFDYLRLIEGEGVVDVIRETYERAISNVPPANEKNYWRRYIYLWINYALYEELEAEDLERTRQIYKTCLELIPHKKFTFSKIWLMYAQFEIRCKELQKARKSLGMAIGMCPRDKLFRGYIELEIQLREFDRCRLLYEKFLEFGPENCVTWMKFAELENLLGDTDRARAIFELAVQQLRLDMPELLWKAYIDFEVSQGETELARQLYERLLERTHHVKVWMSYAKFELTQHDDEMADDDPEINIRLSRRVYERANDTLRSAGDKESRVLLLEAWRDFERESGDAHTLKKVMEKMPRRVKKRQKIVSESGVEEGWEEVFDYIFPEDEMARPNLKLLAAAKMWKKQKEAVNTEPLAGELGDVINEENTKASSPTLKTTVD